Proteins from a genomic interval of Aspergillus flavus chromosome 7, complete sequence:
- a CDS encoding putative mitochondrial inner membrane nuclease Nuc1, giving the protein MSKATFAAIAAASAATGAGLTALLYSSSSPRPQQQQQQQQQQQQKLPPSAPVTSTTPVPTHPTAPSLAAKSLAGPVDPSGIYQYGFPGPVADTLLSAPLAGAYDRRTRNPAWVAEHITPASLAMKNADRKHSTFYEDTTIPAAFRAKLNDYFRSGYDRGHQVPAADAKWSQEAMDATFALTNMCPQVGEGFNRDYWAHFEEFCRGLAKKYPSVRVVTGPLYLPQRDADGKWRVSYEVIGNPPNVAVPTHFYKVIYAEEGPASPTGKVALGAFVLPNARIPNDKRLTEFEVPVEVVERASGLEFVSKLETNRRKRLCQEIKCDVVVREFNNSAKRN; this is encoded by the coding sequence ATGTCCAAGGCAACTTTCGCCGCAATCGCCGCGGCTAGCGCAGCCACCGGAGCTGGTCTTACAGCGCTGCTctattcctcttcctcccctcggccccaacagcaacaacaacaacagcagcagcagcagcagaagctaCCTCCATCAGCACCAGTTACCTCGACCACTCCTGTCCCGACCCACCCGACAGCCCCGTCACTCGCCGCCAAATCCCTCGCCGGACCAGTCGACCCGTCCGGTATCTACCAGTATGGCTTCCCCGGCCCCGTCGCTGATACCCTGCTCTCAGCTCCTCTGGCCGGCGCATACGACCGTCGCACGCGCAATCCCGCCTGGGTAGCCGAGCACATCACACCGGCTTCGCTAGCGATGAAGAACGCAGACCGCAAACACAGCACCTTCTACGAAGACACCACCATCCCCGCCGCCTTCCGCGCCAAACTGAACGATTACTTCCGCTCCGGCTACGATCGCGGCCACCAGGTGCCTGCGGCCGATGCAAAATGGTCTCAGGAAGCTATGGACGCTACTTTTGCCTTGACAAACATGTGCCCCCAAGTGGGTGAGGGATTCAACCGGGACTACTGGGCGCATTTCGAGGAGTTCTGCCGCGGCCTGGCCAAGAAGTATCCTTCCGTTCGTGTTGTGACCGGTCCCCTGTATCTCCCTCAACGTGATGCGGATGGCAAATGGCGTGTGTCGTACGAGGTGATTGGCAACCCGCCTAATGTTGCTGTGCCCACACACTTCTATAAGGTTATTTACGCCGAGGAGGGCCCCGCTTCTCCTACGGGAAAGGTTGCCTTGGGTGCTTTTGTCTTGCCCAATGCTCGCATTCCGAACGACAAGAGGCTGACGGAGTTTGAGGTGCCGGTTGAGGTGGTCGAGCGCGCGAGCGGCCTGGAGTTTGTTTCCAAGTTGGAGACGAACCGTCGCAAGCGTCTCTGCCAGGAAATCAAGTGCGATGTTGTCGTGCGCGAGTTTAACAACTCTGCCAAGCGGAATTAG